In a single window of the Acyrthosiphon pisum isolate AL4f chromosome X, pea_aphid_22Mar2018_4r6ur, whole genome shotgun sequence genome:
- the LOC100571638 gene encoding uncharacterized protein LOC100571638: MYKDRHYTLNNDWHDVVKKYVHEKYIPGTDTDGYDVCLLKLEKAIPNINKFSKIGGSPKDFSNGIKLNYIIIGFGMISDLNDDKNDSGMFGRITTVDVLHGEEAGLLYNK; encoded by the exons ATGTATAAGGATCGTCACTATACTCTTAATAATGACTGGCATGATGTTGTCAAAAAGTACGTACACGAAAAATATATTCCAGGTACAGATACCGATGGATATGACGTCTGTTTGTTAAAA ctaGAAAAAGCAATCccgaatatcaataaattttcgAAAATTGGTGGTTCCCCTAAGGATTTTTCCAATGGAATCaagttgaattatataataattggatTTGGTATGATTTCCGATTTAAACGATGATAAAAATGATAGTGGTATGTTTGGAAGAATCACGACCGTTGATGTCTTGCATGGTGAAGAAGCTGGtctattatacaataa GTGA